A segment of the Candidatus Nitrososphaera gargensis Ga9.2 genome:
TCGCAGTGTCAAACTGCATTTTCAACTTCTCCTCCATTGTGTTGAGAGTGGAATATGCGCTCCTCTGCGCCTTTGTGGTTAGAGCGTTAGTAAAATGGGTAAAGCTGTAGCCAAAGAACTGGCGCTCGTCGCCTATCCTGTTCTTGATCGTTTCGATCATTGCAGCTGCATCAGCTGCCTTGCCCTGCTTCCATGTCGCCTCGTAAAATTCGACAGGATATACGCCTGCAATGTCGACGTTGTGCGCCTGCCTCTGTACCTCATGTGGAAGCACCACTGGCTGGATCAGCAGGGGCGCGTCCATCAGTCCACCTATCTTGTCAGGCAAAAAGTCAAACGAGAAATTCAAAAACGCGTCCATCAGTAGCATTACTGAATCGGCGTCGCCGTCGCAGTCCCTGCGCTTGGCCGAGTGCCACACCGGCGACGCGAGGCAGACCTGCGAGTCTGTAAAGCCGATTATCCTGCCCATTATGCCGACAGACGTGTGAGGGGCAAGACCTACTACCAAGTGGCCAACCAAGTCTTCGACCGAATTCACATTATAGAACGGCTCAAGCTCGTATAGCTTGGCAAGCTCTTCGTCGATGAATTTCGCCGTGTTGACAAGGTGGCGCGCAGAGTCGATAGGGATAATGACGTCCTGCATCATCAGCTCTACTATCTGGTCAGGCGACACCAGCTCTTTTCCAAGGTAATCTCGGGTGTACCCAAGCTCTCTCAACTTCTCGATGCTGACCGAGATCCAGGCCGGCTTGAAGTGGGTGAGCGGCTCGTTGGTGGCGTCAAAACGGATGGTGCCGTCCTTGAATGCGTGCAGGCCGTGCTTTTGGCGCAGTATCCCCTTTTCTAGAGGTTCTGCAGATCTGTGCCGGCTCATGAGCGACTTGACCCCCTTGAAAGGCTCTTCCGGCGCGACGCCCAGCTTTTTCTTTGCATGCTCTATCGCCGCCTTGAGCGGATAGTTGGTGGACGAGTAAGTCCTGCCTTCCTTGCCGCAGCGTGCGCACTTTTCGCCTTCTTCGACCTCTCCCCTGCACTGTATGCAGAGGTTGCGAAGCATGGTTGATGCGCCGCAAGTGCGGCAGTGCGTTCCAATTGATGGTATCTTGCAGTTGTCGCAGTAGCGGTTAGCGATCTCGGTGTAGAACGAGTCTTCTTCCTTGCATGCCTTTAGTATGTCGCGGGTGGCGCCCCCTTTTGGCCCGACTGGGAAGAGTACGTGCACGGGCGGCTTCATCTTGCGCTCGGCTGCCTTTTCCGGCCTGCCGACCCTTACCGCAATTGTGGAGGCGAACTTGGGCCTCACCACGACGCCTGACGATTTCGTCACAAACTCGATCGTATCCTTGGCTTCGACGATTGGACCGCCAAGCAGCCTTCTCAACGAGGCTGCCTGGTCGTTGTTGTCGACCCTGATCTTGTCCCTTGCTATCGAATGGGCGACGCCCAGCCGCTCCAAGATATCCTTTAACTTGGCATCGTTTGGAATTTCATTATCATCGGCCAGTCTATCCTTCAGGTAGAGCGCTTCGTCAAGGCCAACGGTGTCCCAGTAGAAAGAATATCTTGGATGCAGCGGGATTCCAAGCTTGCTGCTGATATCAAACGCTTCTTCAAGCGAAGGCGCGACCAGCGGGTTTTCAGCCAGCTGGATCAGCCTTTCTCTATTCGAATCAACAACAGGCAGCGCTGGCAATTTTGATTTGAGTTGCTGCGCCCATATCTCCTCCACGTAGCTTGCAGGCGGCAGCTGCGCGTTATTTTCCAAAAAGTCGCCGTAGCTTATCAGCATGTCCCCAAGGTACAGGATCTTATTGACCCGTGTCCGGATCCTTTCGGCCTGCTCGACCGTCGGAACAGGCATGACCCTGCCGTCGTCGAGCCGGACCAGCGGGGCTTCAAGTGTGTCTACAAGTGCTATCGTTGACGCCTTGCCCGGCATGTCCATCTTGATCTGGGTGCCGGCTACAATTGCATAGTTGAGCAGCGCCGGCACTGCCGGGTGTATCCCCACCGTGGCAAAGCCGGTGTTGTAGCAACGGCCGTAGCGGAGCCTAAAGCCGCCTATCTTTTTGGCCATAGAAAGCACTGGCCTGCCGGTGATGACTTCGGACATCCTGTGGTGGGCCGCATCGTCGTCGCCTGTCTGGATCGCGCCCTTGAGGTCCTTGAGCCACCCCCAGCCGTCCAGCTTTAACGTCTCAACCAGCTTTAGCAGTTTTCTGCTGCGGCCAATGAGCCCGTCGTTCATGACCCTGAGCGTGCCGCCCCGCACTCTGTCAGTCGCTATCCGGCGCATGCCCTTGTGCCCCACCACTTCGACAGGGTCCGTGTCCACGCCGTCAAGCTCAACAGGCAGGTTTGAAATGCACTTTATCACATCTTCATCAAGGACCTTGAACTGAAAGCCCATGACCTCTCGCTCGTAGATCCGCAGCTCTTCTACGAACCTGCCTGTTTCGTCGTCAAACGAATTTGCAATGTACTTGCCAAGCCCAGCCACCTTCCTTGCGTGATCGGCAATTAGCATGGTGAGCGCGGCTTCGGTCCCGCCGGCCGACCTGATGGGGCCGGCAAACGACACCGACAGGTACTGCGAGCCGTCGGCGTTGTTTTTGATTGTTACGTCGGATATGCCCTGCAGGGGAGCGACCGTGACGCCTTCTGTGACCACTGCCAATGATACGCGGACTGCATTGTCAAGCCGCGTCTTCAGGTCGCCCGACCCGTATTCGCCGGCAGCAATCTCCTCTGCTATCTTGAGCGCGGCCTTTTCCTTTGTAGTCGTCGTAAGCAGGGCGCGCAGCCTGTCGGCGATGTCGATTTCATGCATCTTGGCTACTCTGTCCGCCAGATCATAGGCTATCTTGGGCTCTACAATGTCCGCGGCGTCTATCCCCCGCCTTCTGGCCTTGAGCGCGTGCTGGTAGTTCTTGTGGACATTTTCAAGTATGTCCTGTTGGTAGCGCCGGTAATATGCTGGCATTCTCACATCCTTGAGACGAGCCTCGGCTTCCTCCAGCATCATATACCATTATCGCGCCCTGATTGCTTTTACTATTGACGAAAATTTTTCCTGCCAGTCGCCATCCTTTTCTATCATTGTGCCGATGACAATGATGTCGGCGCCCGCTTTGGCTATTTGGCCGGCGGTCTCCGGCGACCTGATGCCGCCGCCGACAATGAGCGTGCCTTCATACTGCTTTCTTACTGCCGCGACCATTTCTACCGGCACGTTCTGCGACGCGCCCGAGCCAGCTTCCAGATAAACAAAGCGCATGCCCATGTACTGCGCTGCAAGCGAATACATCACGGCAAGGTTGGGCTTGTGGAACGGGATCCCTCTGGCCCTGCCTACGAACCAAGCTGCCGTCCCTTCGCCCACAATTATGTAGGCCGTCGGCAACGGCTCGATGCCATACTTTTTGACAGCGATTGCGCCAAGCGCTTGCGCCCCAGTGATAAAGTAAGGGTCTTCTGAATTGAGCAGTGAGCTAAACAATATCGCGTCAGCCTTTGGTGACACGCCTGTGACGTTTCCCGGAAACAATATCACGGGTATCTTGATCTTGGACTTTATCTCCGCCACTACTTTGGCAAGCTCTAGCTGGTCGATGGCTGACGAGCCGCCCACCAGAATTGCGGACGCCCCCTTCTCCTCCACCTTCCTTGCAATAGCTGCCGCGTCTGTAGAATTTTCAGAGTCGATAAGCGGGAGACAAATTGTGCCGTGTTTTTTAATTTCGTTTCGTAAATACTGTTCGACCTTTCCTAATGTCACTTCTCCTTTTGAAATGGGTCAGTCATTTTAAAGTTTGATGCTACTGCTACCAAAATTTTTATTCCGGGGTGCTATACAAATCTGTATAGCACTCATGGCCGACTCGAAATCCAATTCTAACAATCTTTATGCGCATCTTGTTGCAAATTCTCTATTTACTCCACGTCAGCTTTCAATAATTTCTAAAAGGCTACAGGGGGGCGGCCGGGCACAGGACATCAGTTCAGGAGCCTATTACCGGCAGGTCAAGCAGTGCCGGGACAAGGTCAACGCAGTACTTTACAGCATGATACTTCTGCAATCGACGGGGGTCGTCCAGCCGGAAACATTGAGCGCTATTGGCAGGCTGGCGGAGCAACTGAGTGTGATATTTGCTTCAGAAAGTAGTGATGTTGCGAGCCGGCTGAGCGTGGATGATGTGATATCTGTGATGGATCAGCTGGTAAAAAGAATGTCCAAGTTGTAAAATAATGTTGTTCCGTAGCAATAAATCACGGTGCTGCAACGTAATGCCGTGACATGATCGTCGACCTGTCCTATGTACTCTCTTTTCTAATCACGCTCCTGACGAGCGACATTGTGATATCGGGCGCGCTTGCCTTCTTGGCAGGCATGGTTAGCGTGATGGCCTATACCAGAGCAAAGAACGCGCTTGCAGACCGCCGCTACAGAGCCGACGAGGCAGTTGTCGAAGCAGTTGTTCTCGAGTATACTCGCAGGCTGCGCGACTATGATAGGGTGATTGCAGAGCTTCGCGCCAAGGTCGACATTATGGAAGTGAAGGCTCAGACGATACCTCAGGCAGTGACGACGATATCACATTATCAACAGGCATCACACCAGCCGCAACCTCATGTAGCGCCAGCGAGTGAACCTGTAACAGTCACGCAGCACGCTACTGCTACTGCCGTTATTGTTGAGAAGGAAAACAATGGCACGACCGATTACATCCTGAAGTTGCTGGCAGAGAGGCCGCGCACATCAAGAGAAGTGCAGCACGCCATC
Coding sequences within it:
- a CDS encoding phosphoglycerol geranylgeranyltransferase — translated: MTLGKVEQYLRNEIKKHGTICLPLIDSENSTDAAAIARKVEEKGASAILVGGSSAIDQLELAKVVAEIKSKIKIPVILFPGNVTGVSPKADAILFSSLLNSEDPYFITGAQALGAIAVKKYGIEPLPTAYIIVGEGTAAWFVGRARGIPFHKPNLAVMYSLAAQYMGMRFVYLEAGSGASQNVPVEMVAAVRKQYEGTLIVGGGIRSPETAGQIAKAGADIIVIGTMIEKDGDWQEKFSSIVKAIRAR
- a CDS encoding DNA polymerase II large subunit, whose product is MMLEEAEARLKDVRMPAYYRRYQQDILENVHKNYQHALKARRRGIDAADIVEPKIAYDLADRVAKMHEIDIADRLRALLTTTTKEKAALKIAEEIAAGEYGSGDLKTRLDNAVRVSLAVVTEGVTVAPLQGISDVTIKNNADGSQYLSVSFAGPIRSAGGTEAALTMLIADHARKVAGLGKYIANSFDDETGRFVEELRIYEREVMGFQFKVLDEDVIKCISNLPVELDGVDTDPVEVVGHKGMRRIATDRVRGGTLRVMNDGLIGRSRKLLKLVETLKLDGWGWLKDLKGAIQTGDDDAAHHRMSEVITGRPVLSMAKKIGGFRLRYGRCYNTGFATVGIHPAVPALLNYAIVAGTQIKMDMPGKASTIALVDTLEAPLVRLDDGRVMPVPTVEQAERIRTRVNKILYLGDMLISYGDFLENNAQLPPASYVEEIWAQQLKSKLPALPVVDSNRERLIQLAENPLVAPSLEEAFDISSKLGIPLHPRYSFYWDTVGLDEALYLKDRLADDNEIPNDAKLKDILERLGVAHSIARDKIRVDNNDQAASLRRLLGGPIVEAKDTIEFVTKSSGVVVRPKFASTIAVRVGRPEKAAERKMKPPVHVLFPVGPKGGATRDILKACKEEDSFYTEIANRYCDNCKIPSIGTHCRTCGASTMLRNLCIQCRGEVEEGEKCARCGKEGRTYSSTNYPLKAAIEHAKKKLGVAPEEPFKGVKSLMSRHRSAEPLEKGILRQKHGLHAFKDGTIRFDATNEPLTHFKPAWISVSIEKLRELGYTRDYLGKELVSPDQIVELMMQDVIIPIDSARHLVNTAKFIDEELAKLYELEPFYNVNSVEDLVGHLVVGLAPHTSVGIMGRIIGFTDSQVCLASPVWHSAKRRDCDGDADSVMLLMDAFLNFSFDFLPDKIGGLMDAPLLIQPVVLPHEVQRQAHNVDIAGVYPVEFYEATWKQGKAADAAAMIETIKNRIGDERQFFGYSFTHFTNALTTKAQRSAYSTLNTMEEKLKMQFDTAKLINAVDADEVAAMVLTTHILPDIMGNMRSYSSQTFRCTACGAKFRRMPLVGKCAECGSELVQTVTRGAVEKYLGIATGMCQQYKINDYLRSRVESIAMELKLIFKEEKKVQSSLTEFMGG
- a CDS encoding helix-turn-helix domain-containing protein gives rise to the protein MIVDLSYVLSFLITLLTSDIVISGALAFLAGMVSVMAYTRAKNALADRRYRADEAVVEAVVLEYTRRLRDYDRVIAELRAKVDIMEVKAQTIPQAVTTISHYQQASHQPQPHVAPASEPVTVTQHATATAVIVEKENNGTTDYILKLLAERPRTSREVQHAIGRTREHTARLMKKLHDSGLVSRDANAKPFRYNITDAGRERLKEKVAPAAV